The following are from one region of the Actinomycetes bacterium genome:
- a CDS encoding helix-hairpin-helix domain-containing protein, translating into MPGGTDATVAAGPAHDDDPAALAVRRLQRVLGGRGAETGPPSGWVPTRPLPTDVSVSRDGSLEPDPALPVAPRPPPGRPAGQRPATAGPRLAAVADRLPVRLRAAVVAPAGRAVVALLVLVLVAVLAAAVTTWLARPRELPAPDRARLVGAPLPAGASGGPAAGAADGGAADGGAGSPLAGPVAAASASTGMLVVHVVGAVRRPGVVELPAGSRVADAVAAVGGLTGRGDPASVNLARPAVDGEQVVVARRGAVGAAVPPAAGAAGTPGVAVPGVSAPAAPVDLNTATLEQLDTLPGIGPVLAQRILDWRAANGRFSTVEELGEVSGIGEATLGDLRPLVTV; encoded by the coding sequence ATGCCCGGTGGCACGGACGCCACCGTGGCCGCCGGTCCGGCCCACGACGACGACCCGGCCGCGCTGGCAGTGCGCCGGCTGCAGCGGGTCCTCGGAGGTCGCGGAGCCGAGACCGGCCCGCCGTCCGGGTGGGTCCCGACCCGGCCGCTGCCGACCGACGTCTCGGTTTCGCGAGACGGGTCGCTCGAGCCCGACCCGGCGCTGCCCGTGGCACCACGCCCGCCACCGGGGCGCCCGGCCGGGCAGCGACCGGCGACGGCCGGACCCAGGCTCGCGGCAGTAGCCGACCGGCTGCCGGTGCGGCTGCGCGCGGCGGTCGTCGCACCCGCCGGGCGCGCGGTGGTCGCCCTGCTCGTCCTGGTGCTGGTCGCGGTCCTCGCCGCCGCCGTCACGACCTGGCTGGCCCGGCCGCGCGAGCTGCCCGCTCCGGACCGCGCCCGGCTGGTCGGCGCTCCGCTGCCCGCCGGGGCATCCGGTGGCCCCGCCGCCGGTGCAGCCGATGGTGGAGCAGCCGACGGCGGTGCCGGCTCGCCTCTCGCCGGCCCGGTCGCGGCGGCCAGCGCGTCCACGGGCATGCTCGTCGTGCACGTCGTCGGCGCGGTGCGACGCCCCGGCGTGGTGGAGCTGCCCGCCGGTTCGCGGGTCGCCGACGCCGTGGCAGCCGTCGGCGGGCTCACCGGTCGCGGCGACCCGGCGAGCGTCAACCTCGCCCGGCCGGCCGTCGACGGCGAGCAGGTCGTCGTGGCCCGGCGTGGTGCCGTGGGTGCCGCCGTGCCGCCCGCGGCGGGTGCTGCGGGCACGCCAGGGGTGGCGGTGCCGGGGGTATCGGCGCCGGCCGCGCCGGTCGACCTCAACACGGCCACGCTCGAGCAGCTCGACACGCTGCCCGGGATCGGGCCGGTGCTCGCCCAGCGGATCCTCGACTGGCGGGCGGCGAACGGGCGGTTCAGCACCGTGGAGGAGCTCGGTGAGGTCTCGGGAATCGGTGAGGCGACCCTGGGCGATCTCCGGCCCCTGGTGACGGTGTGA
- a CDS encoding DegV family protein, which produces MSRPSRPPGTGPVVVVTDSTSYLPMQLVAEHGIEVVPLQVVIGGQAHDEGGETSSRSVTEALRSWTPVTTSRPGPAAFAAAYDRAAAAGAAGVVSVHLSSQMSGTVDSAKLAAKEAPLRVEVVDSRSLGMGLGFAVLAAARAAAVGGTLDDVAQVARERAESSAAVFYVDTLEYLRRGGRIGPAAALLGSAFAVKPLLHLVDGHIEPLEKVRTSAKAIARLEELAVERAGHGPVDAAVHHLANPDRAAALAERLRGRLPGLGDLLVSEVGAVVGAHVGPGMLAVVVAPSGPAGA; this is translated from the coding sequence ATGAGCCGGCCGTCGCGGCCGCCGGGCACTGGACCGGTCGTGGTCGTCACCGACTCGACGAGCTATCTCCCGATGCAGCTGGTGGCGGAGCACGGCATCGAGGTGGTGCCGCTGCAGGTCGTCATCGGCGGCCAGGCCCACGACGAGGGCGGCGAGACGTCCTCCCGCAGCGTCACCGAGGCGCTGCGGTCCTGGACGCCGGTCACGACCTCCCGGCCGGGGCCGGCGGCGTTCGCCGCCGCCTATGACCGGGCGGCCGCTGCCGGGGCCGCCGGCGTCGTGTCGGTGCACCTGTCGTCGCAGATGTCGGGCACCGTCGACTCGGCCAAGCTCGCGGCCAAGGAGGCGCCGCTGCGGGTGGAGGTCGTCGACTCGCGGTCGCTCGGCATGGGCCTCGGCTTCGCCGTGCTCGCGGCCGCCCGCGCCGCGGCCGTGGGCGGCACCCTCGACGACGTGGCCCAGGTGGCCCGCGAGCGCGCCGAGTCGTCGGCGGCGGTGTTCTACGTCGACACCCTCGAGTACCTCCGCCGCGGCGGCCGGATCGGCCCGGCCGCGGCCCTCCTCGGCTCGGCCTTCGCCGTCAAACCGCTGCTGCACCTGGTCGACGGTCACATCGAGCCGCTGGAGAAGGTCCGCACGTCGGCCAAGGCGATCGCCCGGCTCGAGGAGCTGGCCGTCGAGCGCGCCGGCCACGGCCCCGTCGACGCGGCGGTGCACCACCTGGCCAACCCGGACCGCGCCGCTGCTCTCGCCGAGCGCCTGCGTGGCCGGCTGCCCGGCCTCGGCGACCTGCTGGTCAGCGAGGTGGGCGCCGTGGTCGGCGCCCACGTCGGCCCGGGGATGCTGGCCGTGGTCGTCGCGCCGAGCGGTCCCGCCGGCGCCTGA